CACGATGGTCTTTTTCGTCCCCATGAGAACGCCCGAATCCTCTGCCCTCGATTTCATCCTGACCGAGATGCCACCCCTCTCTTTGATGGAGATTGTTGAGGCATCTCCGGGGTTTCCCTCCATATCAAGGTTGTTAATATCATAGAGGGTATATCCCTTGATTGCGGCCATTGCCGGCTGCATTCTACTGATGGCAAGAATATCCTTACTGACGATGGCCTTTGGGGAAAATCTCAGTTCCCTCAAAAGGTTGAAGATGATCCCCCGCAGCGGTTGTTCCCTCCTGCTTGTGCCGACGGTCACCGTCTTTGCCTGATGTCTGATCGCATCAATCGGCCTGGAAAGCTCATCCACGGCATGGCCAAGGGCAATGTCCAGCATGTCAATGGGAGAGGTGATGCCGTTTTTCCCTTTGAAATCATGCCAGAAGTCTTCGAGGGGCAGTTTCCCCCCGGCGTATTTCAGGAGAAGGGCTATATCGGAGGTAGTCTTGACACCGGTCTGAGAGAAAGAGTCGTTGCTCCTCATCTGATTGAACCTGACAGAAAAATCCCCCACTATCCCCCGAAAACTCCTGTCGGCGATCCTCTCGTAAAGGGAGTAATTTTTTTTCTCATGTTCAAACATACCCTGATTGAGGTGACTTCTGAACTCCCGAAAGAACACGGCATCTTCGTCAATACTGCGGGCGGCATAGTAGCCCCATAGATGCCCCGTTAGAGTATTGAGAATGAGAGGCATGGGTAACGGCGCCTTAGGTATCCCGATTACCGCATCGGCTATCCCGTTGAAGCGGTCCTCCCCCTCATCGGCAAAAACAATCACGCTCGCCCTGTGGGCCTTGAAGATGGCTACATCTTTAATGATATCCCCGATTACCGTCTCCTCGCTGCCTGCCGCGCAGACAATGATCAGAGGTTCTGCGGAAAGATCAATGTGTTTTTTGTTTTCTACCACATCCGAAGATATAGTTGTATAACACAGCTCGCTCAACTTGATCCTGATCTCATCTGCCGCTATCTTGTTCGGACCGCTCCCCACCACGGCCCAGTACCTCTTCTGCCTGGCCAGGTGCCGGGCAGATTGGCCGATATGTTCCTTTTTCTCCAGGACCCGTCTCATCATCTCCGGGGCCTGTTCCAGACAGAGCAGTTCCCCGGCAATAGTATCATCGGAAATGGTCTGGAAGAGCTGGGCGAAAAAGAGGGCAAGGACGTGGCCGGCAACAATCTGGGAGTAAAATGCCTTGGTTGAGGCCACCGACATCTCGATGTCTCTGCCGTCACTGGTGTAGAAGACTCCATCGGCCCTGGTGGTTACTTCAGACTGTCTCCTGTTGACGATAGCGATGATTGTTGCTCCCCGTTCCACGGCCATGGTGACGGCACGATTGGTGTCCGTTGTTGTACCCGACTGGGTGACAGGAATAACAAGTGTATCCCTCATGTCGTCTCTCAGGAAAAATCCGCTCAGTTCAGAGGCTATCCTGACCTCAATCCTGATGCGGGTATCTTTCAGATAACGGACAAAGGCCTCGGCGATAGCTGCACCGGCTACAGCCGCTGTGCCATGACCGATGACAGTAATATTTCTGATCTCATCACGGAGGAGGGCATCTCTCAATTTCTCCGGTACAACGTCCTGACCGAGATTGAAGATAACCGCTTTTCCACCCTTCTGTCCTTCGGAAATGCGATACTTGCCCCGCAGTGTCTTTTTCACGGAAACGGACGATTCTGTGATTTCTTTCAGGAAGTAATGGGGGTAGTCTCCACGATAGATATCGCGGGTGGTAATCTCGGCCTTCCGGATATCCTCCGGTTGAAGGTTTAAGGGCGTCCCATCATAATTGAGGGCCCTGATCCCTGAGAGACCACCTTCTGAATCCTGATCGAGGACGAAGATTTGACCGGCCGTTTTTTCGCCATCCCCGGAAGACTTATCCCCGTCCATTTTAAGAAAAAAGGGGGTTCCCTCTACCAAGCCGTACAACTCTGAGGAGAAGATATACTGGTCGGGGGTGAGACCTACATAAATTGACTGCCCGCTTCCCATCAGGGCGAGAAAGACCTTTCCCGCCTCCACATTGCTCACCATGGCGATGGCGTGGGAGCCTTCAAAGTCATTTACCGCCAGCCTGAATGCCTCGGTAAGATCACATCCTTTGGAGAGATATTTTTCAATCTGCAGGGGGATGATCTTCGTATCTGTTGTGACCTCCGGTGGAAACATGACCCCTTCTGATTCAAGGGTATCCCGGAGTGCCTGATAATTGTCAATATCCCCGTTCAGGACAACACTGATCGTCCAGTTCCCCATGCCGTAGCGGGGGTAATTTTTTATTATCCCCGCTTTTATGTCGTCATTAGGGGTTTTACCAAGGGTAAAATTGTTGACGGGATGGCAGTTTTCCTCCGTTATGGCGCCTACTGATGCCCAGCGCGTATGGGCAAAAGACGTCTCAAAGACCGCATCTTGCCTGGCAAACTCTTGTAAGATACGATCCCGGGCAATAGTTTCTTTCAAGTCTCTGATATTCCGGCCCAGTTCCCCGATAATTAAGGAGGTCTTGTAGGTAAACGAAACCGTAGTACCTCTGTGGTTTTTTATGGATTGCAATTCCGTAGAAAGACTGATGCAACCGCTGACCAGATCCCCGGTTTTGGTCCTCTTTAAAAAATCTTCATACAGGCCCTTTTCTTTAAGGGTTGTCGTCACCTCATCAAGCACAGCGCCGTCACGGAGGGTAAAGGAAATCTGGATTCCTGCCGAATCCCGGCCCCGAACCTCGAGACGCTCCAGGCAATTCAGGAGAAAGTTAATTTTTCTATATTTTTTAAATGCCTCAGGCGAGATTTCCTTAACCCCATCCGCTCCCGTCAGGGCGATGATCCTTTCGATGTTATCAAGAATATCCCTTTTAAAACTCCAGTGGATATCCTTCATCAGGACGAGTCTGCTGTTTATGGTCTCCATTTCTTCGGTTAAAAAACGATCGGCATTCTCTTCGAGGAGCTTCTCTTCCTCGAAGAGAAACAGGCCGATTTTTTCAGAAAGGTCGGACAATTGGCGGGCCCTGTCGGCACGAAAGAAGAGGTGCTGAAAGTTTCTCTCGCCTTTTAAGTGGAGGATATCCTTTTCCATCTCCTCCAAATATCCTCTACCGTCCAGATAATGCTTTAGGGGAACAGAGCCGGCAAGCAGGGCCTTCATTGCGTTTTCCCTGATCTTACCAAAGAGCTGGACGAGTCCCTGGCCTGCATCGGTGGTTTGCCCGTCGCTCCTTTTAACGGTGATGATGCCGGCGAAACCGCACATATCTATCCTCCCTACCTAATAGTCATAAGTCGTAAGTCATAAGTCATAAGTCATAAGTCGTAAGTCATATGACTGATGGCTGATGACTGATGTTTTAATGCCATGTCGGTGATTTTATCCACGATATTCTGAAGCCATGTTGTGCCAATGGTGGAAGCACGGCCCTCCAGTCCCTGAATGACTTTTATATAGTTCCTTCCCTCTTCCTCTATCTGGCGATGAATGATCTCCAGAAAGGCATCCCGGTTTTTCAGATCAACAGCCTCTTCATGCCCACGGGTAAAACATCCTTCTATTTCCGGCCAATTCCTAAGGAGTTCCCCTTGTTGACTGAGAAGCATCTCAGACCTTTTTCCCTTTAGTAAATTCCTACCCAGTTCCATAGATTTTTCCATTTTTCCGGAAAGGATCTGGAATTGCTTTAATCTTTCAGAAATGGCAAAATCCAGTTTATCTATTGCCCCGGCATGCAGTTCCTTACCCAACTCTTCAAGTTGAAAAAAGGGCTGACGGACATGGATGTACCACTGCCTCAGGGCCAGAATGTTGGCCAGATAGCAGATGTTATTATATACCCTTCCCCTGATGTCCCTGTAAAATCCCGGCTGGAGTATCTTTTCCCGAGGCAGGTTGCCTCCTTTCATCAACAACTTGCCTCCTTCAGGACAATCCTTGCGGCAGACAGTTCCCGCCGCGATAACCGTACCGTAGCCGATCCTCACCGGTCCCACGAGACCTCCCTGGCCGCCAAGAAAAATGGGGGGCTGGTTTAACATGACTCCCCGCGGCACATCACCGATGAGGGAGGGGGTGGCTTTATCCTGCTGCGGAGAGTAATTGAAGTGTATGTAAGAACTGCCCACCTCGCTGTGATTTTTTCGGCTGGCGCCTCCCGCCATGAAACAATCGCAAAAATTGATCAAACTACCCAAGGTAACAAAGGGGAAAAGGATAGTTTGCTTCAAACCCACGGTATGGCCTCCCCTGACCTCTTCCTCCAGGATACAACCACCTCTGACCTGGGCACCGCTTCCCATGCTGACCTTTTCCATAAAGACAGAGGATGCAAAAAATCCCCCCTTTAACTCCACTTGCGGTCCAACCTGGCAATCGTCTACGGTTACCGGTGACTCATATCCTAACTTTGCCCCGGAAGAGATCACGGTCTTTTCGCCATAAATTTTGGTTCCCATGTAAAGAACGACCCCGTCACCAGAAATCCTCTTGTCTTGTACCTCTTCACCGATCTCAACAGCCCAAGGGTTAGGAATCGAGACCCCTTTTCCCATCAGTTGCCTTACCTTGGGCGGCAAGGTCATTTCCATTTTATCCACCATAATCGCCAAAATGAAGCGCAGGAGGAACTATTCTTTTGCCTGATCTACCTTCAGCTTACTTGCCGCCGCCTCGGTGCTTAGTATGACTTTGCTTTTTTTCACAGACGATGCCGAGTTTGACCATTTTCTTCTGGAAGGTATTCCTGTTGATTCCGAGGTAAGCGGCGGCTGCGCTCTTCACGTTATTGGAGCGTTTTAAGGCAATCTTGAACAGGCATCTCTCGAGCATGGACAGGACTTCTTCATACAACCTGCTTTTTCCTTTGGTGGCCGGACACAAAACCGTAACGATGTCTGCGAGTTTCTTCTCAATGACATCCTCCACCGCTGAAAGCGGTGTTGTCTTAGCGTGTTCATCCACAGTATTATTACCGGAATCATTAAAATTCATTGCAAAAAATCTTCCTTCTTCTGAAGAACCACCAATTACATATTTACTACAAGGGGAGTGCTTTTACCGCCGTACTTTGTGATTAGCTTAATATCCGTGAGAATCATTTCCCTGTCGGCAGATTTACA
The nucleotide sequence above comes from Syntrophales bacterium. Encoded proteins:
- a CDS encoding UDP-N-acetylglucosamine pyrophosphorylase; this translates as MEMTLPPKVRQLMGKGVSIPNPWAVEIGEEVQDKRISGDGVVLYMGTKIYGEKTVISSGAKLGYESPVTVDDCQVGPQVELKGGFFASSVFMEKVSMGSGAQVRGGCILEEEVRGGHTVGLKQTILFPFVTLGSLINFCDCFMAGGASRKNHSEVGSSYIHFNYSPQQDKATPSLIGDVPRGVMLNQPPIFLGGQGGLVGPVRIGYGTVIAAGTVCRKDCPEGGKLLMKGGNLPREKILQPGFYRDIRGRVYNNICYLANILALRQWYIHVRQPFFQLEELGKELHAGAIDKLDFAISERLKQFQILSGKMEKSMELGRNLLKGKRSEMLLSQQGELLRNWPEIEGCFTRGHEEAVDLKNRDAFLEIIHRQIEEEGRNYIKVIQGLEGRASTIGTTWLQNIVDKITDMALKHQSSAISHMTYDL
- a CDS encoding SIS domain-containing protein gives rise to the protein MCGFAGIITVKRSDGQTTDAGQGLVQLFGKIRENAMKALLAGSVPLKHYLDGRGYLEEMEKDILHLKGERNFQHLFFRADRARQLSDLSEKIGLFLFEEEKLLEENADRFLTEEMETINSRLVLMKDIHWSFKRDILDNIERIIALTGADGVKEISPEAFKKYRKINFLLNCLERLEVRGRDSAGIQISFTLRDGAVLDEVTTTLKEKGLYEDFLKRTKTGDLVSGCISLSTELQSIKNHRGTTVSFTYKTSLIIGELGRNIRDLKETIARDRILQEFARQDAVFETSFAHTRWASVGAITEENCHPVNNFTLGKTPNDDIKAGIIKNYPRYGMGNWTISVVLNGDIDNYQALRDTLESEGVMFPPEVTTDTKIIPLQIEKYLSKGCDLTEAFRLAVNDFEGSHAIAMVSNVEAGKVFLALMGSGQSIYVGLTPDQYIFSSELYGLVEGTPFFLKMDGDKSSGDGEKTAGQIFVLDQDSEGGLSGIRALNYDGTPLNLQPEDIRKAEITTRDIYRGDYPHYFLKEITESSVSVKKTLRGKYRISEGQKGGKAVIFNLGQDVVPEKLRDALLRDEIRNITVIGHGTAAVAGAAIAEAFVRYLKDTRIRIEVRIASELSGFFLRDDMRDTLVIPVTQSGTTTDTNRAVTMAVERGATIIAIVNRRQSEVTTRADGVFYTSDGRDIEMSVASTKAFYSQIVAGHVLALFFAQLFQTISDDTIAGELLCLEQAPEMMRRVLEKKEHIGQSARHLARQKRYWAVVGSGPNKIAADEIRIKLSELCYTTISSDVVENKKHIDLSAEPLIIVCAAGSEETVIGDIIKDVAIFKAHRASVIVFADEGEDRFNGIADAVIGIPKAPLPMPLILNTLTGHLWGYYAARSIDEDAVFFREFRSHLNQGMFEHEKKNYSLYERIADRSFRGIVGDFSVRFNQMRSNDSFSQTGVKTTSDIALLLKYAGGKLPLEDFWHDFKGKNGITSPIDMLDIALGHAVDELSRPIDAIRHQAKTVTVGTSRREQPLRGIIFNLLRELRFSPKAIVSKDILAISRMQPAMAAIKGYTLYDINNLDMEGNPGDASTISIKERGGISVRMKSRAEDSGVLMGTKKTIVSTGRVYVGRGKSDGAPIVIIPLLGETYTVRNLLLIHVDFNESLTTQERKDILGYRFNDIRNLINEYNFPWDDRYLERIPMATLLGEPVEVVAEEIKQSLRGQRTEDRGQGTEISRGGVFLL
- a CDS encoding helix-turn-helix domain-containing protein, with the translated sequence MNFNDSGNNTVDEHAKTTPLSAVEDVIEKKLADIVTVLCPATKGKSRLYEEVLSMLERCLFKIALKRSNNVKSAAAAYLGINRNTFQKKMVKLGIVCEKKQSHTKHRGGGK